The Ziziphus jujuba cultivar Dongzao chromosome 3, ASM3175591v1 region TAGAGTTTCTTGTGTAGATGTATTATAAGTGGGTCCTACATCAGATTTCGAGGAAGAGCCACGTTGTActgaaaaaaactatttaaaaagtTTAACAATCATACCACTTTGGTCATCGTATCAAAAGCAAATGAGCTATTTAGATTCTTttccatttcatttttcttcgaGGGTGGCATTCCTACCACATCTAGTTAAAAGCTGTCTCTTCCTTAAACGTGCATGTATGCTGGAAAAAGCAAAtactctattttaaaatttagaaaaaaattaatttttacaaataaagttggaaaaagatataattaaactaataacaaatattaaaaaaggaaaagaacaaaaataaaagaaataaaaagtgattttttggataaaaagagGAAGTGagatgtaaaataataaaaaatgaaacaaaaagaaattaaaaaaaaaagtgcctgAATTTGTAGATATTGTATACCCAGccgaagataaaaaataaaataaaattattattactatggaGGAAAATGGATATGGGCGTTACTGTTATTGGGTAGAGTTTCTTGTGTAGATGTATTATAAGTGGGTCCTACATCAGATTTCGAGGAACAGCCACGTTGTACtgaaaaaaagtatttaaaaagtttaacAATCATACCACTTTGGTCATCATATCAAAAGCAAATGAGCTATTTAGATCAAAAGTTGCCAAACTACACTGTTTAATGACGACTATCATAATTATCATCATCTACGTATCAGAATTACCATCATCTTACAAAGCATACCtgtaaattcaatatttttataactttaatatatatgcacatatatatatatacatatgaaatttatgatagattatttttatttatgtatttatttatttattatttgtattacataatctttttatattttaaataattgaatattaactaaataaatatcatattgtttaaaattatatagataaatattacAACTATATTAGATAATCAACATCGTATATAAGTGAAAgatgaataaaaataagaacaatATTAGGGATAcgtcaaacaaaatatttatccaATAATAAGGTAGTATTATCTGATTAGTTAATATCTATTTATAGTTATCCatttaagagtttttttttttttaataaacaaaattcaTTCAAGAATTtacttatattaatatttatgttatattaatttatcaatcaataaaatgataactttgTCATCTTATCACATCATATTTGTAAATATGCTGATAGACTTcttaataaattttgtattaccttcaaataatatagataattgaaaaaaaatatattaaaaaaaattataaattactttAGTCGGCAGGGAAAGAGGAGAGAAATTGAGAGGGAAGACCTTGATTTTGCTTGGGTAATAtagtaaataaacaaaaattagtaaaaaaaaaaaaaaaagtgaaaaaaggccaaaaaaaaaaaaaagaaaggaaaaaaaaatttgatacccCCATATGGGTGTCAACATAACAATTGAATAGATTTCAGGCAGATCAATATGAATAATTTGATGTGTTAACTTATATTTTGTTACactttaattatttaaagatttattGATCCAAATTTAGACAATTAAGATCATTTTACTCATACGAagttatatgttatatattctttttttttttttttttttgtgtgtgtgtgttttaaaaACACGTTATATGACAGATAATCTGCCACTTATAAGTAAAAATTACGAgtttataaaaaaagtaaaaaattatgaGCATATATAATTGGATATTGAATatgtcattaatttttatttattggttaACTTAAAGTATTGGTGCTCATATATTTATATCGCAATTTAATTGCCattctttttcatattatatttttaatttcagaaaattaaaatagatattaaaCAGAAACTAATATTAACAATTGATGGTAAACATATGGATCCAATTGGTGATGAACAGATTTTTTTGGACATTAAGGAAATGTTAATTTATAGTAAGATTTCCACACAAAACCATTGAATGTCTTCTCCGTTACTATCATCAAATTACTATTGTTTTCAATGTCGATTGTATCTTCTCTACTCCATATtattttctcgaaatatcaaCGGAAACTTAGTGAGGAATTAGGTTGCGTCACTTCTCCAAACCGCGTCTAACGGCATAGTTGACTTTTCATATAAGTAAAGTCATACTGACATTCGTCACGTGTACCAACGAGGAAAGATAGTCGGCACCATGATAGAAATTTTGCATcaaaacttaaaatatatattcttattgcACTCAGCTGTCCCAATGCAGGTACCGTCCTCCACTATTCTCTGAACAGATAATTTTCACATGTAAAGGGCTAAAGATCGATGTATAAACACGTAGAAAGATTGTTGGATATGGAATTTTAAATCAAATCTTGCTGGTTCAAGCTCCGTCATGCACATTCGAGGGAAACTTCcgaaatatacaatatatatataacccgaTCAATTGTTCAATATTCTCATCACCcgcatattttcttttttttgtcttctAGCTTGATTGATGGTCAGAAAACTCATTCAACAACAACATAGACATTGCCATTTGGCTTTCCAATTTTCATTCTGTCAAAGACTCTTCTTGTCTCTGTTTTTTTCtgattgttattgttttttctgATTCATACGTTGTTGTCAACCTTGTCTTCTGTTATTGGTATTGCCATTTtacgttcttttttttttctcttttcttttcttcctttttttttttttttttttttcctttttttctttttcttttttttttttttttttttttttttttttttttttttaaattttccccTTTAAGTGTGGTTCTGAAAACATGTCGCCTTGGATTTTGAGTAAAAATTTAGCATGCATTGAGTCGTTGCTTCAAATCCCAAACAGTGTCAGTGTACAGAAAAAGAAATGGCACTCTGCCTTTGTTACCATCTATTGTTCTAGAGCCCTGTTGTCCATTTACAAAAAATCTGTAACCAAAAATCCCAGTATCGAAATCCCACTTTCTTCTTCCTACACTGTCATTAATGTCAAACCAGAAATTGAGTCATTCCAAATCGATCAAACCAGCCTGGTTGAGCTTCTTAAGGAGAAGAATCTTGCTCAGCTTCAACAACTGGGAGGGATTGATGGTGTAGTTTCAGCTCTCAAAACTGGTGCAGAACAAGGTATTTCCAgtgatgatgaagaagttgcTGCTAGACGCGAAGCTTTTGGTTCAAACACATATACAAAACCACCTTCAAGAGGTTTTCTGTCTTATGTTTGGGAAGCCCTTCAAGACCTTACCATTGTCATCCTCATGGTATGCGCTGCACTTTCTCTTGGTTTCGGCATGAAAGTTCATGGAGCCAAAGAAGGTTGGATTGATGGTGTAAGCATAATTATAGCCATTTTTCTTGTCATTGCTGTTTCTGCAGTTAGTAATTTCAGGCAAAATAGACAGTTTGACAAATTGTCAAAAGTAAGCAACAATATACAAATTGATGTCTTAAGAGGTGGTCGGAGACAAAAGATTTCGATCTTCGAAATCTTAGTCGGTGATGTGATTTGCTTAAAGATTGGAGATCAAGTTCCAGCAGATGGTTTGTTCCTAGAAGGTCATTCTCTTCAAATTGATGAATCTAGCATGACAGGGGAGAGTGACCATGTTGAAATTAACCGTGGCCAAAATCCATTCTTGTTTTCTGGAACAAAGGTGGTCGATGGCTATGGCCGAATGGTGGTCACTTCAGTTGGAATGAACACAACATGGGGACAAATGATGAGCCAACTCAGTCGTGATTCCAACGAGCAAACTCCATTACAAGCTCGGCTCAACAAGCTCACATCTTCAATAGGCAAGGTTGGTCTGGCAGTTGctttcattgttcttgttgtCTTGTTTGTTAGATACTTCACAGGGACAACAAAAGATGAGAATGGAAATCAGGAATTCATTGGCGGCAAGACCAAGTTCGATGACATTTTGAATTCTTCAGTGGAATTTATAGCAGCTGCTGTCACCATTGTTGTGGTTGCTATACCAGAAGGATTGCCATTAGCCGTGACACTAACTCTCGCTTATTCAATGAAGAGAATGATGGCTGATAAAGCAATGGTGAGGAAGCTCTCTGCTTGCGAAACCATGGGCTCAGCCACCACCATTTGTACAGACAAAACAGGTACTCTGACCATGAACCAAATGAAAGTCACAAAGTTTTGGCTTGGCAAGGAATCTACGGAACAATTAGGAGCTTATTCTTCAGTTGCTCCGTATGTTATAGAATTGTTCAGAGAGGGAATTGCTCTGAATACTACAGGTAGTGTATACAGGCCAAGTTTTGGAATGGAATATGAAATCACAGGTAGTCCAACAGAGAAAGCAATTCTTTCATGGGCAGTTGAGGATTTGAATATGGATATGGAGGAAATTACAAGGAAATGTTCAATTCTTCATGTTGAGGCTTTCAATTCACAGAAAAAAAGAAGTGGGGTTTTATTGAAGAGGAAAATTGACGGCTCTGTTCAGGTTCATTGGAAAGGAGCAGCAGAGATGATTCTAGCAATGTGTTCGAGTTATTACGATGCTTCTGGAATCATCAAGGATCTAGATGATAATCAGAAATCCGAATTCCAGCAAATCATTCAAGGTATGGCGGCGAGCAGTCTCCGGTGCATAGCTTTCGCACACAACAGGGTTCAGACACAGGAGGTTCAGGATTCTGATGCACCTAAATCTTTGAAAGAAGAAGGTTTAGTCCTTTTAGGACTTGTGGGTATTAAAGATCCATGTCGTCCAGGGGTGAAGAGGGCTGTGGAAGATTGCCAGTATGCCGGAGTTAACGTCAAGATGATCACCGGCGACAATGTTTTCACCGCGAAAGCCATAGCTACAGAGTGTGGAATACTTAGACCAGGGCAGGACACGAAAGAAGCTGTAATAGAAGGAGAGAAATTTCGAAACTACACagaagaagagagaatggagaaaGTTGACAAAATCTGCGTCATGgcaagatcatctccattcgatAAACTACTCATGGTTCAATGTCTGAAACGAAAAGGCCACGTCGTCGGGGTCACCGGAGATGGCACGAATGATGCACCGGCATTGAAAGAAGCTGACATAGGACTCTCAATGGGAATCCAAGGCACAGAAGTTGCAAAGGAAAGCTCAGATATTGTCATCTTGGATGATAATTTTGCTTCAGTAGCAACGGTTCTCAAATGGGGTCGATGTGTCTATAACAACATTCAGAAATTCATTCAGTTTCAACTCACTGTGAATGTTGCTGCTCTTGTGATCAATTTCGTCGCCGCCGTTTCCGCCGGCAAAGTTCCATTAACGGCGGTCCAATTGTTGTGGGTGAATTTGATCATGGACACATTAGGTGCTCTGGCTCTAGCAACAGAGAGGCCTACCAAGGAACTCATGGATAAACCTCCGGTGGGTAGGACTGCGCCTCTTATCACCAACATCATGTGGAGAAATCTTTTGCCCCAAGCTCTGTATCAGATTTCTGTGCTTCTGATATTGCAGTTCAAGGGAAAATCAATCTTCGGGGTAGATGAGAAGGTAAAAGACACTTTGATCTTCAACACTTTCGTGCTCTGccaagtttttttaattaatcatcTTAGATCTATTAGGAAGACTGGTGACAaccattttttttcaattaatcatCTTAGATCTAACAGCCATTAGGAAGGAACCAAATAAGATCCTTTTTAGTCAGTTTAATCTAGAATTATTAGCGACTgcaacagaatcaacttttctttttttccaattgCAGCATTAGCTCTGTTAAAAGAAAACGAAGATGAGGAGGAAACCATATAGAAGAAAATACATGATATGGTCAAGTGAGATAAGTCTTATGTTGATGAAATATGTCCTCCCTAATTTATAAaaacagaaatatatatataaatatatatatatatacacctgaggaacaaataaagaaaacccaGCTCATATTACTAGCATGTATAATTGGCAATTTTAGTAATCTGGCATTAATTTTCACTTAAGTCGGTGAAGGACGTGGGCCTTTAATCCAAAtctacagatatatatatatatatatatgcacacacaaataaattggaaaaaaaaataaaaataaaaaaggaggcAACATCATTTTTGGTTAAGAGTTTTGATTCCATGTGTTACAGAACTTTATCGTCTTGTTTTAACAGTTCAAGggcaaataaattttatgtgaAGATAATTAAGGTGAGGAACACCATCATATCAATGTTATCCTGCTCTGCCATGTGTTTTCCATGAATCCGCAtcagtaatttaatttttccttcattaatttataatatatatatatatatatatatattattttaaatgtgaaACATAAAcgaagcaagaaaaaaaaaaatgtgaaacatAAATATTGGCTTTGGATAAGATTGAATATTAATTCCACATGTAGGATTCACATGGGATCCTAGTCATTGTAGTACCTTCTGGGGGAGGTCCGAGCACGTAACATATTTTTCAGGCATCAATGGAAAACACGAGCGACCACTTGTGAAAAATCACTTGTTTATCACAACattatttctaataaaaaatatcactCATCTAAGGCGTGATTAGACAAGGCTCCAAGAGACAACACCCCCGGTCTAGAGGCAAAGTTGGAAAATGATCGATCAACCTAATATGCACCTAAACATCATGATAAGGtgtgagctttttttttttttatcaatttttcttttctaagctagattaagtttttaaaaaaaaaaaaagttcaaaaagaatttataagaaattaaaaaaaatgcaaaaaagaaaaattagtgttaaaaaaaggggaaaaaatgtTTCGCAAAATTTTTAAGTAACTTAAACTGTATGGTTTacattttcaaaatgaataataataataataaattataaacattaatGAATTGGAATcccttaaaatttatattaaagttAATTAGACTATAGTAGGATTTATTAAATACTTGTggacttttaatatatatgtgagattattattatttttttttttgaaaacttaaaagttatgaagtttttataaatttattataaataaatattagttaatttttttattaaaaacttaGAAAGTGTCAAAATtcataatgaaaattttattatgataagatgtttaataatttatattaattatatgtattataGTAATATAGacttacataattaaaataataataaaaataaaaataaaaagcattatCAAGCCTAGGTTTCACCAAGGCTTTTAAAGCTTGAAGCGACCTTGTTGTTTTGCCATCCCTTATACCTTTTAGAAGTTTGAAAAATACACATAAACTGCAATCTCTATGTTAAATATCATAAGCCTACTTACAATGAAAAGAAAAcactataatttaaattaacattcaaaaaattattaaaaagtatcATTCTcttgaaaattatttgaaaaacatTAACCACTAATgtattgtaaatttgttttaatgGTTAAACATACTTTACCCACATTGAAgtattacaaattttatattttactccTAAAACTACAAAAATTCTTATATTACCCCTTATAAATTGTCTTTCCGTACTTTTAGCTCAGTTATGCATTTTTTATAGatgaatttggcaaaattatTCATATACAACTCATGTAATtctattgaaatttatttttatttttttacttaaattttgACATGTGTATGTCTAactttactaaatttatttgacaaaatcaCATTATTATTGGACTAAAGTGATTAGAAAATGATAGTTCagggggatttttttttttttaaatttggaagGCAAACTGTAAAATACCTAATAATTCACGATAATAAAGTTTGGAATAAAACAATGGATGGAAAAACGGATGTGTGGAACTACAAgataaatttttgaaactttaaaggaagataatttcaaataactttAGGCTGTTTTTGAGCTTGGATTCTGATGAGGAAAagggggaaaaataaaataaaaaaaaataaaaagtaaggattttaatttccaatatttgactaaaagaaaaaagtaaaaaagtaaataataaaaaaaataaaaataaaaataaaaccacaacaaCTACGTAACAGATTTTCGTTTGCCCACCGAAAGAATAATGGTTCGGTTCGACTTCGACCTGCTCACGCAACCTGATAGGCTTGCAGCGCACTCCTCTCTCTTGTCTTTACTCACTTCTCTTGCctctatttttagtttttttccccCATTGTATTTGAATGACCAAATTAACACGAtagagaattttaatttttcttctttacttcgtgtgtgtttttttttttttttttttttttggttgtttcacTTCCAAACTAAGCGTTAaggtttataataatatataataagagTCGATGAGCATGCAacgatccattaaaaaaaacagatataattttttaatataatttgtgtgtattaatatatatatatatatatattatcttaaaaTATATGGATATAACATAACAGatatgttatttattaattcaattcgtaatattaaatttattggagatctttaaaaaaaaaaaaaaaaaaaacttctttgtTGGATGGGCTTCAGACTAGTTATCATAACCcaataattagttttaaaaataaaagtttaggaAAAGATGAGGAAAATTGAACCATTAATTTTTGCTTATTGGGAAACAAGAAGTACATATGAGCTTTTTTTTAAATGCCAACGGAATTTCGTgcaaacttttatatatatatatatatatatatatattaatttcttgaAGACCAAACAAAAGTTGATTTATTTTAGGattttacatattaatttaatatcattttccaaaaaaaataattaaaaaataatatttttatgttgaTAAACGTTACCTACACgttggaatatttatttttaaactttttttttattaaaagagtAATGCTAGAAATACTTCTAGTATTTACTTAATAAAGACTTGATAGAATCATTTTGAAAACCGtgttaaatttgacttttggaTCAAAATAGAAAGTGTTAGGAAAACACAGAAGGCATAAATTACATTTCAATCTACCAATGACACAATAGCTGCTATTGTTCTTTTCCATATTCTGATGAAAAGATCATTGTTTGCTTCTGAATTTGGTAAGAAAAGATTCACACATATGGTGAAAACGTAAAGGcggtttagatatatatatatatatatatatatcttccgTCCACGTTGCAGTACTGTTCCACGAAATTtcgaagaaacaaagaaatgtaGGAGTGTATAAATGAATCCCCAATCGTTCTAAGTTTTCATCAAAGATTTATTCTTCTTAcgtttaatttttgaaagtaaAAAGGGTAAACATTGTGATTTCTGTGTTATCTACTTTTGATACACCCTAGAAACTATTTGTGCCTGCTTTTCTCatattgtttccttttttttttttttcccttctttttttttttttggtggttttcgTGTTAGCCATTCTGATACCGTAATATCAACTCTGTCTTctcaatatttgttttttattcaatttttccttttttttttctttttttttttcttttttttttgggggggggggtggttgtGAAGTCATGTCGCCTGAAATTCTTCACGCAAATCTTGCATGTATCGAGACATTGCTTCAAGTCCCAAACAGTGTCAgtgtacataaaaaaaaatggcacaCCGCCTTTGTTACAATTTATTGTTATAGAGCCCTGTTGTCAATTTACCAAAACACAGTAACCAAAAAGGGAAATATTGAAATTCCCCTCTCTACTTCTTACACAGCCATCACCATCAAATCAGAAATTGGGCCATTCGAAATCGAACGAACAAGCCTGGTTCAACTTGTTAAGGAGAAGAATCTCGATCAGCTTCAACAATTGGGAGGGGTTGATGGTGTAGTTTCAGCTCTCAAAACTGGCGCAGAACAAGGAGTTTCCAATGATGACAAAGAAATTGCCAGTAGACGTGAAGTTTTCGGTACCAACACTTACAGAAAACCACCTACGAAAGGTTTCCTCCGTTATGTTTGGGAAGCTTTTCAAGATCTTACCATTATCATCCTCATGGTATGTGCTGCACTTTCTCTTGGTTTTGGTATGAAGGTTCATGGAGCCAAAGAAGGTTGGATTGATGGGTTAAGCATATTAGTGGCCATTTTTCTTGTTATTGTTGTCTCTGCCATTAGCAATTTCAGACAAAACAGACAGTTCGACAAATTGTCAAAAGTAAGCAATGATATCCAAATTGATGTTTTCAGAGGTGGTCGGAGACAAAAGATTTCAATATTCGAAATCTTAGTCGGTGATGtgatttgtttaaaaattgGAGACCAGGTTCCAGCAGATGGTTTATTCCTACAAGGTCATTCCCTTCAAATAGACGAATCTAGCATGACAGGGGAGAGTGACCATGTTGAAATTAATCATGACCATAATCCTTTCTTGTTTTCTGGAACTAAAGTGGTCGATGGCTTTGGCCGAATGGTCGTCACTGCAGTCGGAATGAACACAACATGGGGAGAAATGATGAGCCAACTCACTCGCGATTCAAACGAGCAAACTCCATTGCAAGCTCGGCTCGACAAGCTCACATCTTCAATTGGTAAGGTTGGTGTGACAGTTGctttcattgttcttgttgtCTTGTTTGTTAGATACTTCACAGGGACAACAAAAGATGAGAATGGAAATCAGGAATTCGTTAAGGGCAAGACCAAGTTGGACGACGTTTTGAATTCTTCAGTGGAATTTATAGCAGCTGCTGTCACCATTGTTGTGGTTGCCATACCAGAAGGCTTGCCATTAGCAGTGACATTAACTCTTGCTTATTCAATGAAGAGAATGATGGCAGATAAAGCAATGGTGAGGAAGCTCTCTGCTTGCGAAACAATGGGCTCTGCTACCACCGTTTGTACTGACAAAACAGGTACATTAACCATGAACCAAATGAAAGTCACAAAGTGTTGGCTAGGCAAAGAATCTATGGAAGAATTAGGAGGTTATTCTTCAGTTGCTCCATATGTTATAGAATTGTTCAGGGAAGGAATTGCTCTGAATACCACAGGTAGTGTATACAGGCCAAGTTTTGGAATGGAATATGAAATCTCAGGTAGTCCAACAGAGAAAGCAATTCTTTCATGGGCAATTGAGAATTTGAATATGGATATGGAGGAAATTACGAGGAAATGTTCAATTCTTCATGTTGAGGCTTTCAATTCACAGAAGAAAAGAAGTGGGGTTTTACTGAAGAGGAAAGTTGACAGCTCTGTCCACGTTCATTGGAAAGGAGCAGCAGAGATGATTCTAGCAATGTGTGAAAGTTACTACAATGCTTCTGGAATCATCGAGGATCTTGATGAGAGTCAGAAATTGGAATTCCAACAGATCATTCAAGGTATGGCAGCGAGGAGTCTCCGATGCATAGCTTTCGCACAAAGCAGAATTCAGACAAAGGAGGTTGAGGATTCAGATGGACATAAAACAATGAAAGAACAAGGTTTGGTTTTGTTGGGACTTGTGGGTATTAAAGATCCATGTCGTCCAGGAGTGAAGAAAGCTGTGGAAGATTGCCAGTAGGCCGGAGTCAACGTCAAGATGATCACCGGCGACAACGTTTTCACAGCGAAAGCCATAGCTACAGAGTGTGGAATACTTAGAGCAGATCATGACATGAATGAAGCTGTAATAGAAGGTGAGAAGTTTAGAAACTAcacagaagaagaaagaatggaGAAAGTTGACAAAATCTTTGTGATGGCAAGGTCATCTCCGTTTGATAAACTCCTCATGGTTCAATGCCTCAAAAAAAAAGGCCACGTCGTCGCGGTCACCGGAGATGGAACGAATGATGCGCCGGCATTGAAAGAAGCCGACATAGGACACTCCATGGGAATCCAAGGCACAGAAGTCGCAAAGGAAAGCTCAGACATTGTCATCTTGGATGATAACTTTGCTTCGGTAGCTACAGTATTAAAATGGGGTCGATGTGTCTATAACAACATTCAGAAATTCATTCAGTTTCAACTAACTGTGAATGTTGCTGCTCTTGTAATCAATTTCGTCGCCTCAGTTTCTGCCGGCGAAGTTGTTGGAGACAAAGGACTAAAGGAGAAACCaaggaaattgatttttattaatataaaacaattggtacactctcacgtataaagagagcaacacactcactcacacaaatgagcaacacacactaacacactcacactcacttgatttttgacttacactaggacacaaaacaccttttcacactcttctcactcaaaggacacacactcacactcacacataagcactctctcttttttctattgctttTGGACATGACACCTAACTCATACATCATcacctatttatagaagagaaagtAGGTTGTAgatacttctagaaatatttaattatagatatttttctcaccacttccaaggcactagttgttctccatttttaaagagaaaacaagataactctagattcttctagggagctaagtcggaagagaaaacaagataactctagattcttctagggagctaagtcggcattgatatttatcaatactccccCTCAATGTCGACTCTCTTGATTGATTCTCTATTCACCATGTTGAGCATTTCTCTTAACTTTGTAAGCTTGGTAATATTGAGTGCTTTAGTGAATAAGTCTGCCGCTTGATCTTCTGTTTTAACGtgttgcattttaatttcttctagcagtactttttctctgataaaatgataatgtaTCTCCACATGTTTTGTCCTTGCATGAAATACCGGATTCTCCGCCAATTGTATTGCtgattggttatcacaatggagAGAAACTGCATAGTCAACTTGTTGATGTAAATCTTTAAGTAGTTGTCTTAACCACATACCTTCTTGGCCTGCCATAGCAGCTGCTCTATATTCTGCTTCTGTAGTTGACAGAGACacagttggttgt contains the following coding sequences:
- the LOC125423621 gene encoding putative calcium-transporting ATPase 13, plasma membrane-type, with protein sequence MSPWILSKNLACIESLLQIPNSVSVQKKKWHSAFVTIYCSRALLSIYKKSVTKNPSIEIPLSSSYTVINVKPEIESFQIDQTSLVELLKEKNLAQLQQLGGIDGVVSALKTGAEQGISSDDEEVAARREAFGSNTYTKPPSRGFLSYVWEALQDLTIVILMVCAALSLGFGMKVHGAKEGWIDGVSIIIAIFLVIAVSAVSNFRQNRQFDKLSKVSNNIQIDVLRGGRRQKISIFEILVGDVICLKIGDQVPADGLFLEGHSLQIDESSMTGESDHVEINRGQNPFLFSGTKVVDGYGRMVVTSVGMNTTWGQMMSQLSRDSNEQTPLQARLNKLTSSIGKVGLAVAFIVLVVLFVRYFTGTTKDENGNQEFIGGKTKFDDILNSSVEFIAAAVTIVVVAIPEGLPLAVTLTLAYSMKRMMADKAMVRKLSACETMGSATTICTDKTGTLTMNQMKVTKFWLGKESTEQLGAYSSVAPYVIELFREGIALNTTGSVYRPSFGMEYEITGSPTEKAILSWAVEDLNMDMEEITRKCSILHVEAFNSQKKRSGVLLKRKIDGSVQVHWKGAAEMILAMCSSYYDASGIIKDLDDNQKSEFQQIIQGMAASSLRCIAFAHNRVQTQEVQDSDAPKSLKEEGLVLLGLVGIKDPCRPGVKRAVEDCQYAGVNVKMITGDNVFTAKAIATECGILRPGQDTKEAVIEGEKFRNYTEEERMEKVDKICVMARSSPFDKLLMVQCLKRKGHVVGVTGDGTNDAPALKEADIGLSMGIQGTEVAKESSDIVILDDNFASVATVLKWGRCVYNNIQKFIQFQLTVNVAALVINFVAAVSAGKVPLTAVQLLWVNLIMDTLGALALATERPTKELMDKPPVGRTAPLITNIMWRNLLPQALYQISVLLILQFKGKSIFGVDEKVKDTLIFNTFVLCQVFLINHLRSIRKTGDNHFFSINHLRSNSH